A genomic region of Halomonas aestuarii contains the following coding sequences:
- a CDS encoding ethylbenzene dehydrogenase-related protein yields the protein MARQDKGATPWLVLGLPVALGLAWVTQGSGVIEDDPERNISIPEALTMPLQVQAAYNDEQIFFRYRWPAEQAHVYHDMLRYEDGEWIRHGSSMPGPDPDGTYEDRVAMLVDDGGVPEFGRYGGYITVGDRMRFFSDSASPAEVAEHPYLGQEKGKSDVRKYLPATRRDQTDWRSVEDADVLAAQREAGYFLDLWHWRAGRSNPIGASDDQWVGEYRNSDAGTGPYTTNWDGDNDRPRWMLDPEQTGQRALRWEDVVSGEVDFDSIYYLSEENRTDFDPDHDWQDGDVIPRRLLRTPEGSRGSIAVHGQARWEDGYWDVTLVRDLDTGSPLDDKILADQGVYDIGIAVYRNATGSRWHYVSHPYSLGLGREADLQATAFSGGAPEWDDAWFDMTLFYPGQVDWPLLISQAHAGAENIAQGTPVRARHSEEQLALYGVEMEFNDAITSRWWMTLVAGLIVMLGVTLALLPGFRSTRQGDRS from the coding sequence ATGGCACGCCAAGACAAGGGCGCCACCCCGTGGCTGGTCCTGGGACTGCCCGTCGCCCTGGGCCTCGCCTGGGTCACCCAGGGCAGCGGGGTGATCGAGGACGACCCGGAGCGCAACATCTCGATTCCCGAGGCGCTCACCATGCCGCTGCAGGTCCAGGCCGCCTACAACGACGAACAGATCTTCTTCCGCTATCGCTGGCCGGCCGAACAGGCCCATGTCTACCACGACATGCTGCGCTACGAGGACGGTGAGTGGATCCGCCACGGCAGTTCCATGCCAGGCCCCGACCCCGACGGCACCTACGAGGACCGGGTCGCCATGCTGGTGGACGATGGCGGAGTGCCCGAGTTCGGTCGCTATGGCGGCTACATCACCGTCGGTGATCGGATGCGCTTCTTCAGCGACTCCGCCAGTCCGGCGGAAGTCGCCGAGCATCCCTACCTCGGCCAGGAGAAGGGCAAAAGCGACGTGCGCAAGTACCTGCCGGCCACCCGCCGCGACCAGACCGACTGGCGAAGCGTCGAGGATGCCGATGTGCTCGCCGCCCAGCGTGAGGCCGGCTACTTCCTCGATCTCTGGCACTGGCGCGCCGGGCGCTCCAATCCCATCGGGGCCTCCGACGACCAGTGGGTCGGCGAGTATCGCAACAGTGATGCCGGCACGGGCCCCTATACCACCAACTGGGATGGCGACAACGACCGCCCGCGCTGGATGCTCGATCCCGAGCAGACCGGTCAACGAGCCCTGCGCTGGGAGGACGTGGTGTCCGGCGAGGTCGACTTCGACAGCATCTACTACCTCTCCGAGGAGAACCGCACCGACTTCGACCCCGACCACGACTGGCAGGACGGCGACGTGATCCCCCGCCGTCTGCTGCGCACGCCCGAGGGTTCACGGGGCAGCATCGCCGTCCATGGCCAGGCGCGATGGGAGGACGGCTACTGGGACGTGACCCTGGTACGCGACCTGGACACCGGCAGCCCGCTGGATGACAAGATCCTGGCCGACCAGGGCGTCTACGACATCGGCATTGCCGTGTATCGCAACGCGACCGGCAGCCGCTGGCACTATGTCTCCCATCCCTACAGCCTGGGGCTGGGCCGGGAGGCGGACCTCCAGGCAACCGCCTTCTCCGGCGGTGCCCCCGAGTGGGACGATGCGTGGTTCGACATGACCCTGTTCTACCCCGGCCAGGTGGACTGGCCGCTGCTGATCAGCCAGGCCCATGCCGGCGCCGAGAACATCGCGCAGGGCACCCCGGTGCGCGCGCGTCACAGCGAGGAACAGCTGGCGCTCTACGGGGTGGAAATGGAGTTCAACGACGCCATCACCTCGCGGTGGTGGATGACCCTGGTGGCCGGACTGATCGTCATGCTCGGCGTGACCCTGGCCCTGCTCCCCGGCTTCCGCTCGACGCGTCAAGGAGACCGCTCATGA
- a CDS encoding ABC transporter permease — translation MDALMTWLEAQLADNSIFTLQTLGYYGEGLVTTVQLVALSLIIGLVLAVPLAIGRGSKHRWVSLPIFIYCYVFRGTPLLVQLYLIYYGVVFVEGIQETWLWVILEKPFVPALIAFTLNTAAYTTEIFRGAIKSTNHGEIEAARAYGMSKGLMLRRIVLPSAFRRALPAYGNEVIFMLHASAIASVVTIMDLTGAARFVYARFYAPFDAFLFVAAIYLCLTFAILYLFRYLEKRLLAHLKPASG, via the coding sequence ATGGACGCCCTGATGACGTGGCTGGAGGCCCAGCTGGCCGACAACAGCATCTTCACCCTGCAGACCCTCGGCTACTACGGCGAGGGGCTGGTCACCACCGTGCAGCTGGTGGCCCTGTCGCTGATCATCGGCCTGGTGCTGGCGGTACCGCTGGCCATCGGCCGCGGCTCGAAGCACCGCTGGGTGAGCCTGCCGATCTTCATATACTGCTACGTGTTCCGCGGCACGCCGCTGCTGGTCCAGCTCTACCTGATCTACTACGGCGTGGTCTTCGTCGAGGGCATCCAGGAGACCTGGCTGTGGGTGATCCTCGAGAAGCCCTTCGTGCCGGCTCTGATCGCCTTCACCCTGAACACGGCGGCCTACACGACGGAGATCTTCCGCGGGGCCATCAAGTCCACGAACCACGGCGAGATCGAGGCCGCGCGGGCCTACGGGATGTCCAAGGGGCTGATGCTGCGGCGCATCGTGCTGCCCAGCGCCTTCCGGCGGGCCCTGCCGGCCTACGGTAACGAGGTGATCTTCATGCTCCACGCCAGCGCCATCGCCAGCGTGGTCACCATCATGGACCTCACCGGTGCCGCCCGCTTCGTCTATGCGCGCTTCTATGCGCCCTTCGACGCCTTCCTGTTCGTGGCGGCGATCTACCTCTGCCTCACCTTCGCGATCCTCTATCTGTTCCGCTACCTGGAGAAGCGGCTGCTGGCCCACCTCAAGCCGGCCAGCGGATGA
- a CDS encoding ABC transporter ATP-binding protein produces MADTPIPLEVRNITKRFGDTEVLKGLSLKAHKGDVITLIGASGSGKSTFLRCMNLLEQPNEGDLFVHGEQILFKETRHGREPADWKQVVRMRAKLSMVFQSFNLWAHMTLLENIIEAPVHVLGKPKKEAIEHARQLLERVGLAERADYYPAQMSGGQQQRGAIARALAMDPEVMLFDEPTSALDPELVGDVLKVMRDLAKEGRTMIVVTHEMAFARDVSTQVIYLHQGQVEEAGPPDEVLGNPRSERLKQFLAPKH; encoded by the coding sequence ATGGCCGATACCCCGATTCCGCTGGAAGTGCGCAACATCACCAAGCGCTTCGGCGATACCGAAGTCCTCAAGGGCCTCTCCCTGAAGGCCCACAAGGGCGATGTCATCACCCTGATCGGAGCCTCAGGCTCCGGCAAGAGCACCTTCCTGCGCTGCATGAACCTGCTCGAGCAGCCCAATGAAGGCGACCTGTTCGTCCACGGCGAGCAGATCCTCTTCAAGGAGACCAGGCACGGCCGCGAACCCGCCGACTGGAAGCAGGTGGTGCGCATGCGCGCCAAGCTCTCCATGGTCTTCCAGAGCTTCAACCTCTGGGCCCACATGACCCTGCTCGAGAACATCATCGAAGCGCCGGTCCACGTGCTCGGCAAGCCGAAGAAGGAGGCGATCGAGCATGCCCGGCAGCTGCTCGAGCGGGTCGGCCTGGCCGAGCGCGCCGACTACTATCCGGCCCAGATGTCCGGTGGCCAGCAGCAGCGTGGCGCCATCGCCCGGGCACTGGCCATGGACCCCGAGGTGATGCTGTTCGATGAGCCGACCTCGGCGCTGGACCCCGAGCTGGTCGGCGACGTCCTCAAGGTGATGCGCGACCTCGCCAAGGAAGGCCGCACCATGATCGTGGTCACCCACGAGATGGCCTTCGCCCGCGATGTGTCCACCCAGGTGATCTACCTGCATCAGGGGCAGGTCGAGGAGGCCGGACCGCCCGACGAGGTGCTCGGCAACCCCAGGTCCGAACGCCTCAAGCAGTTCCTGGCGCCCAAGCACTGA
- a CDS encoding succinylglutamate desuccinylase — protein sequence MLSEWLDQGLEGRSPSSREGRIPGGRYRLVAPGVLELLPETTGAEARAGVLSVGIHGNETAPIELLGEVLARLEAGLLHLGAPLLVMLGNPEAIRRGQRYVDTNLNRLFRRDLEETGDEADRARALMAEVDAFYGRHPGLPPLHYDLHTAIRDSRFPRFVVEPFGETPTPQEQWRWMAAADIQAVLHQHRHSWTFSHYSKHYHGAASFTLELGRALPFGHNDLAPLAPMGCLLEALVEGRAPATGDPADMAFFRAEHELMRRDPDFRLCFPDDTPNFTEFGPGTRLAEDASAGAFDVGETPLSVVFPNADVEIGARAALLVVPSPPPA from the coding sequence ATGCTGTCTGAGTGGCTCGATCAGGGGCTGGAGGGGCGTTCCCCCTCGTCGCGCGAGGGCCGGATTCCCGGCGGACGCTACCGGCTGGTTGCCCCCGGGGTGCTCGAGCTCTTGCCGGAGACCACCGGGGCCGAGGCCCGGGCCGGCGTGCTCTCGGTCGGCATCCACGGCAACGAGACCGCGCCCATCGAGCTGCTGGGCGAGGTCCTCGCGCGGCTGGAGGCGGGACTGCTGCACCTCGGCGCCCCGCTGCTGGTGATGCTGGGCAACCCGGAGGCGATCCGGCGTGGCCAGCGCTACGTCGACACCAACCTCAACCGGCTGTTCCGGCGCGACCTCGAGGAGACGGGCGACGAGGCCGATCGGGCCCGGGCGCTGATGGCCGAGGTCGACGCCTTCTATGGCCGCCATCCGGGGCTTCCCCCGCTGCACTACGACCTGCACACGGCCATCCGGGACAGCCGCTTTCCGCGCTTCGTGGTCGAGCCCTTCGGCGAGACTCCGACGCCGCAGGAGCAGTGGCGCTGGATGGCCGCCGCCGACATCCAGGCGGTGCTCCACCAGCACCGGCACAGCTGGACCTTCTCGCACTATTCGAAGCACTACCATGGCGCGGCGTCCTTCACCCTGGAGCTGGGCCGCGCCCTGCCCTTCGGCCACAACGACCTGGCGCCCCTGGCCCCCATGGGATGCCTGCTCGAGGCGCTGGTCGAGGGCCGGGCGCCCGCGACCGGGGATCCGGCCGACATGGCCTTCTTCCGCGCCGAACATGAGCTGATGCGCCGTGACCCGGACTTCCGGCTCTGCTTCCCCGACGACACCCCGAACTTCACCGAGTTCGGCCCGGGCACCCGGCTCGCGGAGGATGCCAGCGCCGGGGCCTTCGACGTCGGCGAGACCCCGCTGTCGGTGGTCTTTCCCAATGCCGACGTCGAGATCGGCGCCCGGGCGGCGCTGCTGGTGGTGCCGAGCCCGCCACCGGCCTGA
- a CDS encoding tartrate dehydrogenase: MTHRIAVIPGDGIGKEVMPEGLRALEAAARRFGIDLSLEPFDFASCDYYLEHGQMLPDDWFEQLKDLDAIFYGAVGWPETVPDHISLWGSLLQFRRRFDQYVNLRPCRLLPGIKSPLADRRPGDIDFYVVRENTEGEYSSVGGRMFEGTDREVVIQETVMTRIGVDRVLKYAFDLAQTRPRRKLTSATKSNGIAITMPWWDERVKAMGAHYPDVSVDQFHIDILTANFVMHPDWFDVVVASNLFGDILSDLGPACTGTIGVAPSANINPDGTFPSLFEPVHGSAPDIAGRGIANPIGQIWSAAMMLEHLGHQDAGKAIVDAFEAVLSEGDPAVLTPDVGGHGTTETLGRAIAERIAG; the protein is encoded by the coding sequence ATGACCCACCGCATCGCGGTCATTCCCGGCGACGGCATCGGCAAGGAGGTGATGCCCGAGGGGCTGCGCGCCCTCGAGGCCGCCGCCCGCCGTTTCGGCATCGACCTGTCCCTCGAGCCCTTCGACTTCGCCAGCTGCGACTACTACCTCGAGCACGGCCAGATGCTGCCCGACGACTGGTTCGAGCAGCTCAAGGACCTCGACGCCATCTTCTACGGTGCCGTGGGCTGGCCGGAGACGGTGCCCGACCACATCTCGCTGTGGGGCTCGCTGCTGCAGTTCCGGCGCCGTTTCGACCAGTACGTGAACCTGCGTCCCTGCCGCCTGCTGCCGGGCATCAAGAGCCCGCTGGCGGACCGCCGGCCGGGCGACATCGACTTCTACGTGGTGCGCGAGAACACCGAGGGGGAGTACTCCAGCGTCGGCGGCAGGATGTTCGAGGGCACCGACCGCGAGGTGGTGATCCAGGAGACGGTGATGACCCGAATCGGGGTCGACCGGGTGCTGAAGTACGCCTTCGATCTCGCCCAGACCCGCCCGCGCCGGAAGCTCACCTCGGCCACCAAGTCCAACGGCATCGCCATCACCATGCCGTGGTGGGACGAGCGTGTGAAGGCGATGGGGGCCCACTACCCCGATGTCTCGGTGGACCAGTTCCACATCGATATCCTGACGGCCAACTTCGTGATGCACCCCGACTGGTTCGACGTGGTGGTGGCCAGCAACCTGTTCGGCGACATCCTCTCCGACCTGGGCCCGGCTTGCACCGGCACGATCGGCGTGGCTCCCTCAGCCAACATCAACCCGGACGGCACCTTCCCGAGCCTCTTCGAACCGGTGCACGGCAGCGCCCCGGACATCGCCGGGCGCGGCATCGCCAACCCCATCGGCCAGATCTGGTCAGCGGCCATGATGCTCGAACACCTGGGCCACCAGGACGCCGGAAAGGCCATAGTCGATGCCTTCGAGGCGGTACTCAGCGAGGGTGACCCGGCGGTGCTGACGCCGGACGTCGGCGGCCATGGCACCACCGAGACCCTGGGCCGTGCCATCGCCGAGCGCATCGCCGGCTGA
- a CDS encoding lipocalin family protein: MSRSLLATALVGLGLAGCAGLPDGTRAVTDFSLDRYLGQWYEIARLDHSFEEGLDCVTADYSRRDDGGVRVINRGVNLETQEANVAEGKAYPVGEADVGRLKVSFFGPFYAGYNVLALDDGYGWALVAGPNRDYLWVLSRTPRLAPATYRALVQRAEALDFPVEELIEVEQGAACAPWR; the protein is encoded by the coding sequence ATGTCCCGATCGCTGCTCGCCACGGCCCTGGTGGGGCTCGGCCTCGCCGGCTGCGCCGGCCTTCCCGACGGCACCCGCGCCGTCACCGACTTCTCGCTCGACCGCTACCTGGGCCAGTGGTACGAGATCGCCCGGCTGGACCACAGCTTCGAGGAGGGGCTCGACTGCGTCACCGCCGACTACAGTAGGCGCGACGATGGCGGGGTGCGGGTGATCAACCGGGGCGTGAACCTCGAGACGCAGGAGGCGAACGTCGCCGAGGGCAAGGCCTACCCCGTCGGCGAGGCGGACGTGGGGCGCCTGAAGGTGAGCTTCTTCGGCCCCTTCTACGCCGGCTACAACGTGCTCGCGCTGGATGACGGCTACGGCTGGGCCCTCGTGGCCGGCCCCAACCGCGACTACCTGTGGGTGCTGTCGCGCACGCCGCGGCTGGCACCGGCCACCTATCGCGCGCTGGTCCAGCGGGCCGAGGCCCTCGACTTCCCGGTGGAGGAGCTGATCGAGGTGGAGCAGGGAGCGGCTTGCGCCCCCTGGCGTTGA
- a CDS encoding transporter substrate-binding domain-containing protein: MKLKNLLSLGVIGATLIAGSASAEVRDIRIGVDVPYEPMEFRTPEGELTGFDIDLGNAMCAEIGIQCEWVVQGWDGIIPGLQARKYDAIMSSMTINEQRREQVLFSDPYITPPSAWFAPADVEIGTPSKDTLKGLTLGVQRGTLQDNYVTDMYGDVADVNRYATADDMVLDMDSGRLDAAFLDFPIGKSTLLESEAGNYKRVGKKITEPKEYFGDGFGIAFRQRDKELAAAFNEALATLKANGTYDEILAKYFGED, translated from the coding sequence ATGAAACTGAAGAACCTCCTGAGTCTCGGCGTGATCGGCGCTACCCTGATCGCCGGCAGCGCCAGTGCCGAGGTGCGCGACATCCGCATTGGCGTCGACGTCCCCTACGAGCCCATGGAATTCCGCACCCCCGAGGGCGAGCTGACCGGTTTCGACATCGACCTGGGCAACGCCATGTGTGCCGAGATCGGCATCCAGTGCGAATGGGTCGTGCAGGGCTGGGACGGCATCATCCCCGGCCTGCAGGCGCGCAAGTACGACGCCATCATGTCCTCCATGACCATCAACGAGCAGCGTCGTGAGCAGGTGCTCTTCTCCGACCCCTACATCACGCCGCCGTCCGCCTGGTTCGCCCCCGCGGACGTCGAGATCGGCACCCCGTCCAAGGATACCCTGAAGGGCCTGACCCTCGGCGTGCAGCGCGGCACCCTGCAGGACAACTACGTGACCGACATGTACGGCGACGTGGCCGACGTGAACCGCTATGCCACCGCCGACGACATGGTGCTGGACATGGATTCGGGCCGTCTCGACGCCGCCTTCCTCGACTTCCCGATCGGCAAGTCCACCCTGCTCGAGAGCGAGGCCGGCAACTACAAGCGGGTCGGCAAGAAGATCACCGAACCCAAGGAGTACTTCGGTGATGGCTTCGGCATCGCCTTCCGCCAGCGCGACAAGGAGCTGGCCGCGGCCTTCAACGAGGCACTGGCCACGCTGAAGGCCAATGGCACCTACGACGAGATTCTCGCGAAGTACTTCGGCGAGGACTGA
- a CDS encoding ABC transporter permease → MIDLHGYGPRLLEGALITIELGVLSLILSVVLGLLTASAKMSRSWVAHRIGTLYTTIIRGVPDLVLMMLLFFGGQIGINQITDALYNHFGVDIFINVNEFVAGVITIGLIFGAYMGETFRGAFLAVDSGQIEAGRAYGMSHWLVFRRIRFPQMMRHAIPGLSNNWMVLLKTTALVSVIGLSDMVRVAAEASKATREPFTFMIIVAAIYLLIATFSEWGFARLQKRYNVGYREAD, encoded by the coding sequence ATGATCGACCTGCATGGCTACGGCCCGCGCCTCCTGGAAGGCGCCCTGATCACCATCGAGCTGGGGGTGCTGTCGCTGATCCTGTCGGTGGTGCTCGGCCTGCTGACCGCCAGCGCCAAGATGTCGCGCAGCTGGGTGGCGCACCGGATCGGCACCCTCTACACCACCATTATCCGCGGCGTGCCCGACCTGGTGCTGATGATGCTGCTGTTCTTCGGCGGCCAGATCGGCATCAACCAGATCACCGATGCCCTCTACAACCACTTCGGGGTCGACATCTTCATCAACGTCAACGAGTTCGTGGCGGGGGTGATCACCATCGGCCTGATCTTCGGCGCCTACATGGGCGAGACCTTCCGCGGCGCCTTCCTGGCGGTGGACAGCGGCCAGATCGAGGCGGGGCGGGCCTACGGCATGAGCCACTGGCTGGTGTTTAGGCGCATCCGCTTCCCGCAGATGATGCGTCACGCGATCCCGGGGCTCTCCAACAACTGGATGGTGCTGCTCAAGACCACGGCGCTGGTCTCGGTGATCGGGCTCTCGGACATGGTCCGCGTGGCCGCCGAGGCCTCCAAGGCCACCCGTGAGCCCTTCACCTTCATGATCATCGTGGCCGCCATCTACCTGCTGATCGCGACGTTCTCCGAGTGGGGCTTCGCGCGGCTTCAGAAACGCTACAACGTCGGTTACCGGGAGGCAGACTGA
- a CDS encoding class I SAM-dependent methyltransferase: MTDPAERAHVRQLDAHYDAPHAGDGQSLTARLRTAFRAAGRDPDHLTLDEIAGIDQLHLGGRRASRALAALGELAPGARVLDVGCGTGGASRLLAAELGCEVTGLDITAAFVEVAGWLSRATGLDDRTRFLCADAARVPLPDASLEVVWCQHALMNMPDAAAVLAEWRRLLVPGGRVLLHEVVAGQDASPLMLPVPWARDAATSHLRAREALEALLVEGGFAPVAVQDVTEAALDWRRKHSRREASEAPPGASHQAPALPGPSLIFGEAFAQMGRNLRDNLAADRVRILEGVWRKA, translated from the coding sequence ATGACCGACCCCGCCGAACGCGCCCATGTCCGCCAGCTCGATGCCCACTATGATGCGCCGCACGCCGGTGACGGGCAAAGCCTGACGGCCCGGCTGCGGACCGCCTTCCGGGCGGCGGGGCGCGACCCGGACCATCTCACCCTCGACGAGATCGCCGGCATCGACCAGCTGCACCTCGGCGGGCGCCGGGCCAGCCGCGCCCTGGCGGCCCTGGGCGAGCTGGCGCCCGGCGCCCGGGTGCTGGACGTGGGGTGCGGCACCGGCGGTGCCAGCCGGCTGCTGGCGGCGGAGTTAGGCTGCGAGGTGACGGGGCTCGACATCACCGCGGCCTTCGTCGAGGTGGCGGGCTGGCTGAGCCGCGCCACCGGGCTCGACGACCGGACGCGTTTCCTGTGCGCCGATGCCGCGCGGGTGCCGCTGCCGGACGCCAGCCTCGAGGTCGTCTGGTGTCAGCACGCGCTGATGAACATGCCCGACGCGGCGGCGGTACTGGCCGAATGGCGGCGGCTGCTGGTGCCGGGCGGCAGGGTGCTGCTGCACGAGGTGGTGGCGGGTCAGGACGCGTCGCCGCTCATGCTCCCGGTGCCCTGGGCGCGCGACGCCGCGACCAGCCACCTGCGCGCCCGAGAGGCCCTGGAGGCCCTGCTCGTCGAGGGCGGCTTCGCCCCGGTGGCGGTGCAGGACGTCACCGAGGCGGCGCTCGACTGGCGGCGCAAGCACAGTCGCCGGGAGGCGAGCGAGGCGCCGCCGGGCGCTTCACATCAGGCGCCCGCCCTGCCGGGACCGTCGCTGATCTTCGGCGAAGCCTTCGCGCAGATGGGCCGCAACCTGCGCGACAACCTGGCCGCCGATCGGGTTCGCATCCTGGAAGGAGTGTGGCGCAAGGCCTGA
- a CDS encoding TraX family protein: MPLMGNAGVDAMEGVERPSSSWTGWGQWLALFTMTVDHLCRYVVPERWGLGWADASIGRIAFPLFAAMVAWHGLFNTRNPLRYARRILVIGLVAQLPYMLMPRTSDDLILNICFTLSLGLTGGTWLQALPRRLAHGGLGEARLVAEATLALGTWLLAGLWVEYGHHGLLMIPLYMLAMQRLHLAGADLPARLGATAMALPVLVVAGLMNSSDMAKSFTVGTTLVALLLAAGAARQVPRVVWQMPRRLWLAWYPGHFAAMALWLWLVGTLG; encoded by the coding sequence ATGCCCCTGATGGGAAATGCCGGCGTCGATGCCATGGAAGGCGTGGAACGTCCCTCGTCCAGCTGGACCGGCTGGGGACAGTGGCTGGCCCTGTTCACCATGACGGTGGACCACCTCTGCCGCTACGTCGTGCCGGAGCGCTGGGGGCTGGGCTGGGCCGACGCCTCCATCGGTCGCATCGCCTTCCCCCTGTTCGCGGCCATGGTGGCCTGGCACGGGCTCTTCAACACCCGCAACCCGCTGCGCTATGCCAGGCGGATCCTGGTGATCGGCCTGGTGGCCCAGCTGCCCTACATGCTGATGCCGAGGACCTCGGACGACCTGATCCTCAATATCTGCTTCACCCTCTCGCTCGGCCTGACGGGGGGCACCTGGCTGCAGGCCCTGCCGAGGCGGCTGGCCCATGGCGGGCTTGGCGAGGCCCGGCTGGTCGCCGAGGCCACCCTCGCCCTGGGGACCTGGCTGCTCGCCGGCCTGTGGGTCGAGTACGGCCACCATGGCCTGCTGATGATCCCTCTCTACATGCTGGCCATGCAGCGCCTTCACCTGGCCGGCGCCGACCTTCCCGCACGCCTCGGGGCCACGGCCATGGCGCTGCCGGTGCTGGTGGTCGCGGGCCTGATGAACAGCTCCGACATGGCCAAGTCGTTCACCGTGGGGACGACGCTGGTGGCGCTGCTGCTGGCCGCCGGTGCGGCCCGGCAGGTGCCACGCGTCGTGTGGCAGATGCCGCGACGGCTGTGGCTCGCCTGGTATCCCGGCCACTTCGCGGCGATGGCGCTATGGCTGTGGCTGGTCGGCACCCTCGGATGA
- a CDS encoding glutamine amidotransferase-related protein, with protein sequence MVIGLLQCDDVAPELREAHGNYPEMFERLFHRVDPTLTFRVWRCLDGEIPEDVEAVDAWLTTGSKFGVNDDLPWIAALEVFVRALWASGKPLVGICFGHQLMAKALGGEVEKSDRGWGVGLSFNRVSERADWMVPWQPGLDLLVSHQDQVERLPPQARVLGGSEFCPCYLMQLGEHFLGVQGHPEFTKAYSRDLMALRADLVGHHRVRQGEASLSAPVDDTLMVRWILAFMRRAIAARR encoded by the coding sequence ATGGTGATTGGACTGCTGCAGTGCGACGACGTGGCGCCCGAGCTTCGCGAGGCCCACGGCAACTATCCGGAGATGTTCGAGCGGCTCTTCCACCGGGTCGACCCGACCCTGACGTTCCGCGTCTGGCGCTGCCTGGATGGCGAGATCCCCGAGGATGTCGAGGCCGTGGATGCCTGGCTGACCACGGGGTCGAAGTTCGGGGTCAACGATGACCTGCCCTGGATCGCTGCCCTCGAGGTCTTCGTGCGCGCGCTGTGGGCGTCGGGCAAGCCGCTGGTGGGCATCTGCTTCGGCCACCAGCTGATGGCGAAGGCTCTGGGCGGCGAGGTGGAGAAGAGCGACAGGGGCTGGGGGGTGGGCCTCTCCTTCAACCGGGTCAGCGAACGCGCCGACTGGATGGTGCCCTGGCAGCCCGGCCTGGACCTGCTGGTGAGCCATCAGGACCAGGTGGAGCGCCTGCCCCCGCAGGCCCGGGTGCTGGGCGGCAGCGAGTTCTGCCCGTGCTACCTGATGCAGCTCGGCGAGCATTTCCTCGGCGTGCAGGGGCACCCCGAGTTCACCAAGGCCTATTCCCGTGACCTGATGGCGCTGCGCGCCGACCTGGTCGGTCACCACCGGGTGCGCCAGGGCGAGGCGTCGCTCTCCGCACCGGTGGACGATACCCTGATGGTGCGGTGGATCCTGGCCTTCATGCGACGGGCGATCGCGGCACGCCGCTGA
- a CDS encoding DUF2231 domain-containing protein has translation MTGMHHMLVHFPLGLWALATLMILVGALLPGRMAELSRAALLPVLVLSLLGALAAIVSGFLVWPLAAHTHSPLGRNHLLMSLWSLGIFTMLTVLVWRAGDAAFDGARRWVLVLLALIGGLFFAAAGTLGGHLVGAPTAFSEVLGVMGWEVYTTFYSPLWVIAVMVLIGVGCAALGRRGRRSVD, from the coding sequence ATGACCGGCATGCACCATATGCTCGTCCATTTCCCCCTGGGGCTCTGGGCCCTCGCAACCCTGATGATCCTGGTCGGCGCCCTGCTGCCCGGGCGGATGGCCGAACTGAGCCGCGCCGCCCTGCTGCCGGTGCTGGTGCTCAGCCTGCTCGGCGCACTGGCCGCCATCGTCTCGGGGTTCCTGGTCTGGCCCCTGGCGGCCCACACGCACAGCCCACTGGGGCGCAACCACCTCCTGATGTCGCTGTGGTCGCTGGGCATCTTCACCATGCTCACCGTGCTCGTCTGGCGTGCCGGGGACGCCGCCTTCGACGGCGCGAGGCGCTGGGTGCTGGTGCTCCTCGCGCTGATCGGCGGGCTGTTCTTCGCCGCCGCCGGCACGCTGGGCGGCCACCTGGTCGGCGCGCCGACGGCATTCTCGGAGGTGCTCGGAGTGATGGGCTGGGAGGTCTACACCACTTTCTACAGCCCCCTGTGGGTCATCGCCGTGATGGTGCTCATCGGGGTCGGCTGCGCGGCCCTGGGGCGCAGGGGACGCCGCTCGGTCGACTGA